Part of the Anaerobacillus alkaliphilus genome, TAGTTCTAATTAAAGAATATTAATTAGGTCAAAAACTGATCATAGACATCTTCTTCATTTTTTTCATCATTTCCGTTTCTGGCTTTCTACTTTCTAACTAATAAGTTTCCTCATCATAGAATATCCCACTACTTGTTTAACTCTTCAAAAAACTCGTTACCCTTTTGCTTTTCAATCTCCTCTTCTGTAAATTTAAGTGTATCTCGTATATTCAAGTGCTCTTTGATAGACTTCAACTCTGACCTTATTACAATCAGACTGTAAACAACATATATAACAAAACTAAGCAATAGTATTAACCACACAGAAACATTCCTCCTAATAATAAAACTTCTTTTCCATCATATATCATTACTCTATCGGTACTTACCTGTGAACAAAAACAAATATCCATTTAATAGCACCATTCCTAACTTCTATGTCATTTCTATTGGAAAAGCAACGTTCTTTATGTATAATGTAGATAATAACTTCCTAGAATAAAAATGACCGAGTGCGCTAACACCCGGTCTTAGCAACAACATGCCGCAGATTAGCGGCTAACCGTGATAGGATTGCAGAAATAGCCCCCTACTGGTCGGTCAGGGTGGCTATTTCTTTTTGTTTAGATAGACGACAATGGTAATGATAAATGTAAAAGCTGCTATTAGTAATAAGCCAAATTGAGCTAAAAGACTAAATGCTTCAAATGTCGTCACAAGCTTCACCCCCTTCCTTAGGGGTTCAGCCGCCACCCTGCTATATGTAGTTGCTGTTTAAAATTATACCAATCATACGTTCTATAATCTACCATATTATTACTCTAAATCATAATCGTGAATATTAGACAGATAGTACAAGTGTATTTGTCCAGAGCCACTCCCTGTGCCACTCACAAATGTCGGAAAACTCAGTTCACCATTCTCATCAAGCGGCCTCCAGGCAAAATTAACACTGTTCTGTGGAAAAAAGCTAAACATGGAAGATTCCTGCTGCTTTGAGTTTTCTACCTCGTTATATGAATTAAGAAATGTAATCCAATCACTTGGTAAATTTTTCACACCGTATGAATATCCGTCTTCTGCAAATTTCACTCTATAATCTAGTTGAACTCTTGGTGTATATCGGTGGACCTCGTTACT contains:
- a CDS encoding putative holin-like toxin, with amino-acid sequence MTTFEAFSLLAQFGLLLIAAFTFIITIVVYLNKKK